In the Pelorhabdus rhamnosifermentans genome, GCTATTCCATATTGTTTCGCCAATTCATTTAGTAAACTAATTACCGCTAATGACCTATGACTATCGAGAGGTGCAGTTGGTTCACCAGCTAAAATCCACTGGGGGATTATTAGACGGTGCCCGGGCGCTGGATACTCTCTGTACCTGTCCCTCTCGTGATTACCAGCCTTATCAAAATATCACCTCAACAAACATACGCGTTTTGTCAATATTATTTAGCAACTAAAATATAATGCTTATATAATGCCCCATTATTCATGGGGCAAATTTTCTACTATTTTATCAATAAATGTATTGATTACTTTTATATTATCTGGATTTATTCCATCTAAGTATCGAGATACATTGCGATATAATTTTTCGTGGTTTTTGCTATGTTTAGCGTTGGCAATTTTACCTAGGTTAGTTAGCCGATAATATACCTCTTTTTTATTGTTTGGCATTCGAAACTGTTCAATAAGTCCCTTCTTGACAAGCTTACTTGTCACCTGAGTGATAGCCCCACTTGTTATTCCTAATATATTTGCTAGTTCACTTGCATTAACATTCTCATGGTTGTTTATGGCTTCAATCATGTGAATTTCTGATCGGTATAGAATATGCCCAGTTCCATAATCACAAGGTATTTTATTCACTTGATTTATTTTATTTAATAGACAAGCCATCTTCTCAATAATTTCAATATATTTCATCATATTCACCTAAAGACATTTTATAGTATCTAAAAAATATTGTCAATATTTTTTAGATACTATAAAATGTCTTTTTAAATTATTGATAAATCCCAAATAATTTACATTTGAAGTATAGCAGCATCTATTTCATGTAAGAGGGGGACGGCAACGATAATAGAGCATTCCGCGATGGACTTGGCAAAACGACGGGAAGCCGCGCACGTTTTCCTGTACATGTGGAACTTGCGGCGTTCAGCTGTCTGCAATATGCCGCTGCAACGTGTTGCGGCGCAGAAGACCGATAGGCGCTACGCCTCCGAGGGGATTATTTTCATGTCTAAGGAAAAACAAATCCTGCATCTTCGTTCTAAGGGTTACAGTAAAGGCGAATTGCTGAAACGCTGCATGTTTCACGCGATACCGTGGCAAAGGTGTTTAAAGCAGCAGAGCAGATGGATCCTAATGTTGTTTCCAGCATGGAAAAAGAAAGATGTCTCTCGTGCTTCCGCCTTTGAAGAAGAGTTTCCTTTTATGCAATCTTTTCCACCGTATTCGTATGAATTTGCCCAATGGAAGACAGCAACAGTGCAACTAAATTATCATATCAAATGCAAAGCTTTACATTTGATATGTGGTTACACTATTATTATTTCCTGATTTATATATATTCAATTAAAATAATACAAATTATTAAAAAAGTTCAAAAATAATTAACAAAAATGTAATCTATTGACAAAATATAAAAATAGTTATATGGTGAATACATGAAAATATTGTATGGGTTTTTCCATATGACTATTTTATTAGTATGTGTTATTTGAGAAAAACAGAAAGTTATAAGAATAAAAGCCATCTACTTTTTGAACCGATAATACACTCAAGGCGACAGTCAATTACCGACGGATATAAGCATGGTCAGTACGCTGGCGCATATAAAATCGCTCTAAATACTATCAACAAACAGGGGGAACAGGGGGATCTGGTTTAGAAAAGCAATCGAAAATTTTCCGAAAATGACTTTTTTTAAAGTGCCAACATAGCTTTAATTGCCTGTTTAATTTCATATGTGTTTTTGTCATAAATATGTTTTTATATTACAATTGTTTCATTAAAATGAGTCCAAATAATAATACTAGTAAAGACATATAAGTTTGTATGCAAACGGTATATTATATAATTTTACATTTTTGTATATTTTTTTAAGAAATGTTACAAATTTCTTGACACAACGAGGTGTAAAGCATATTATGATGATAGATAAACAAATAGAAATTTTATTAAAAGATTTTAAAGTGCAATTAAACAAATTAGAGTTTGGCAATGTAGATTTTGTAATACAAAACAATACAGTTATTAGGCTAGATATTAAAAGTAGTGTAAAACCAGAAAAATCAATGTTTGTTGACAATGATCAAAATTAAAAAGCACTATAAATCTGATTAGAATAAATCATACTTCATATTGAATATTTATAACTAGACTGACTGAAGAACAGAAGTCGATGTTACTAATGTATATAGCATTAGTAACATCGACTTTTTTAATTAGTCAGTACCATGCAAAGTGGATGGTTTTGCACGCTTTTTTCGAAATTTTCGCTATTTGTATCGGCAACTTTATGTGGATTTGGGGGATTGGCAAAATAGGCAGCAATCGTACCGCGATTTACAATAATCTGTCTCCTATTTTTGCGATCATAACAGGATACTTCTTATTGGGAGAGACCATTGAACTTTGGCAGCTTATTGGTGGTGTTGCCGTTCTTTGGGGAGTATACCTGATGCGAAAAAGCAAAATATCGATAGTTCAGAGTACTGCGATGAAATAATTGTCAGATAGCAGCCTAGTTAATTCCGTTTTGAGTGACGCTTAATCAGTTTCCAAGTTTTTATCATACGATAAAAATAGTTTTAATAAAGTTCTGCAAATTAAGGACTTGTGCCAACAGAGCTGAGAGAAACTAGGCCCGTTAAAGGAAATAGAAAGTCCGTTAGCAATATGTCTAAAAGAATAAAGAAAAAAATTATTTTCGTTGTAATGAAACCAGGAACTGGAGTAGAGGAGATTGAAAAAATGCATAAGAAATTGGGACAGTTGAAAATGAATCTTACTCTTATCCCCGTAGAACAACAAAGTGCTCTTACTTTGGGAGGAGATACATCAAAACTTAATTTGGAAGCTCTTCAGGCTAATATTCAGCTTGAAAAAAATGTGCGTATTCAGCAGCCGTATAAGTTGGCTAGCCGTGGTTTTCATCCGGAGGATACGATTGTTGATGTGTGTGGTTGTAAATTTGGAGGTGGACATATCGCAGTGATTGCAGGCCCCTGTTCTGTTGAAAGTGAAGAACAAATGGTTTACACGGCGGTGCTTGTTAAGCAGTACGGTGCTACCCTTCTTAGAGGAGGAGCCTATAAACCTCGTTCTTCTCCTTATAGTTTTCAGGGATTAGGTGAGGAAGGATTAAAAATATTGGTAAAAGCCCGGGAAAAGACGGGCTTGCCCATTGTCACTGAAGCCATGTGCATAGAAGATTTTGATGTCGTAGAAGAATGTGCCGATCTCATTCAAATCGGGGCCCGGAATATGCAAAACTTTCCACTGCTGAAACGTGCGGGGCAAAGTGCAAAGCCCATTTTACTTAAACGTGGATTAAGTGCAACATTGGAAGAGTTTCTGATGTCGGCGGAATATATTCTAGCTGGTGGTAATTCCAATGTCATTTTGTGTGAACGAGGCATACGTACATTCGATACTTATACTAGAAATACCCTAGATCTTAGTCTGATACCCGCGGTGAAAGAACTGAGTCACTTACCAATTATTGTTGATCCCAGTCATGCCTGTGGTAAATGGTCACTCGTGGAGCCTTTGGCTAAAGCGGCCATTGCTGTTGGCGCTGATGGACTAATTATTGAAGTACATCATAATCCGGAACAGGCCCTCTGTGACGGTGCTCAGTCATTAAAGCCGGAAAGATTTGGTCACTTAATGTCTTCTGTGCAGAAAATTATGGCCGCAGTTTAGCATGATTAGCTTTACTGATGAAAGTGTTTCGTTTAGGTACTATCAATATTCTTTCGCAAATTCGCTTATAACGGTCAATATATTAACCAGAAAAAATGGTGTGCACTAAAACGCTCTATCATTGTAGAATTAGGCCTTTTACAAATGGTCAATCTGGATTTGCCACTAAAGGTAAAGCGCAGTACTAGGATACTCAAAGTAAGAAAGTATAAAAAACGCCTTGGAACAAGCATAGAGGAGCGTCCAGCTTCTATTAATGATCGTAGCGAAATTTGGCCACTGGGAAATTGATACCGTGATCGGTAAGAAAAATAAGACAGAAACTGCTCTGCAAAATACTATTCTCGCAGCAAAAGCAGACAATGACTCCGTGGGAGGCGTCATTGAAACAGCAGCCATTCATTTATCAGCTGGGTGGGGAGATCCTTTTTTTGATTCATTAGAAAGCACTTTGTCTCATCTGCTTTTTTCCATTCCCGCTGTAAAGAGCATAGAATTTGGGGCAGGCTTTGAATTTGCTGCAATGTACGGCAGTACAGCAAATGACGCCATGCATTGCCAAGATGGTAGGATTCAGACAACTACCAATCACAATGGTGGCATTACAGGCGGTATTACAAATGGCATGCCTCTTATTTTCCGCGTAGCTATAAAACCCACACCTTCTATTAGCCAAAAACAGCACACAGTCAACGCGCAGGGTGAAAACATTCTTCTTTCTACCATTGGCCGTCATGATCCATGTATTGTTCCACGAGCGGTCCCTGTCTGTTGTAGAATCTGTAACGGCACTCGCGCTTTGGGAGATGATATAATGAAAATGAATTTGTATGCAAATAACGTTGTATTAATCGGCATGCCTGGCTGTGGTAAATCTTCAATAGGCTCGCTGCTCGCTCAGGCACTCAAAATGAAATTTTATGATGTAGACCGTTATATCGAAAAAAAAGAACAGCAAAGCGTTGCTGAACTTTTTTCACATGGCGAAGATCATTTTCGTCAAATTGAAAGTCAAGCCATTTTCGACATTTACAACAAGTCCTCGATTGTTATCGCAACAGGCGGCGGTGTTGTGACACGACATCAAAATATGGTACTTCTGCAACAACAAGGCATTATTTTTTATATTGAACGTTCTATTGAGATGATTATCGATTCCCTTGGCACAGCTGAACATCGCCCCTTACTTGCCGGCAATGTTCAGCGCATTTACACCTTATATGAACAGCGAAAACATCTTTACGAAAAATATGGTCACTATCGAATTTTAAACAACGAATCTTGCCAAGCGGCTGTAGAAAAGATCCAAGCGAAATTGCTGGAGCACATACTTGTTTTAAAGTGCCCGGACCATCCTGAGCAACCACTATCTGTGCTTTACCCAAAATTTCCATATATTAAAAACATGTAAAGACGCAATAATAAGCGACATACCTGAAGCCATCTCGGTTCTTTCCCCTAAATCTCAGTATACTTCACAAAGATTTCAGACTGTACTTAAATGTATGTCTACCAGCAAAGTATAAGTCGTAAAGGTAACACTTATGACAATGCCTTTAAGGAATTCTTGTACCGCACATTAAAGAGAGCCTGTTCAGGAATGACCCCGAATAAGCTCTTAGGGAAATATTCAAAACCTCAGCCATCTTCGCCACCCGAAACTCGGAGCGATTCGCCTTCATAAATCGAAAACGTTCCATTTCTGGTTTTTCGCGAAGTAGGCCGCCGCCGTTTTTAAGATCGCATTTTCCTCTTTTAAATCCAGTATTTCCCTGCGCAACTTACGCAACGCTTCGTCAGCATTATGCAAATCACCACTGCCGGGAAAGGCAGCTTCACCGTGTTTACCAAATTTGCTCATCCATCCATGTAATGCATTAGGGCTTAAATCTAACTATCGAGTCACTACGACTACCGGTTTTCCGCTTTTTTTTAACGCTTAAAAGCCATTAACTTATATTCTTTATCAAATGTTTTTACTCGTGACCCCTCCCGTGTTATACTACACGTTCTTGGTGTCCATAAAATCGCGGTATGGTCAGTGCGTGGCATACAGAGATGAAAATCTGAAATTGATAATTTTATGAAATATTTCCCTCTGGCGGAAAATCTCATAACGTATAACAAGCAATTCAAATAATAACTTTTTGAAAGGAGGTAGTATAATGGAAAATATGTTATCAATACCAACACATCTTAAGAATATACTTATTCCTAGGGGCGAAAATAACGAATTTGAGATATCTGGTGATACAAGTACTCCCTTCTTTAATCGAATGACCTGACGCTGACTAATTCCCAAACTCACTGCGGCTTCGGCAACGGTTAAATGCCTATCAATGACCTTTGATATAACAGCAAATCTATTCAGTTGTGTTTGTGACATAAGAAAATGCACCTCGTTGTTCATAGTGACATTTTCTCACGATAGTCTACATAGTGACATTATCACAAGTTAAACACAATTTTCTATATTTTCTATTGATTTAGTTATAATCTTAGTTTATAATAAAAGAAAACTTGTATGAAGAGTAACAACTGATAAGTAAAATGAGAATTGAGGGTATAATTCTTGTACATTCTTAAAACAAATATTACGCAACAAGTAATTGAATACTTAAAAAAAAATATTGAGAATGGTACCTGGCCAGTTGGTGGGAAAATTCCGTCAGAAAACAAATTAACGGAAATTTTAGGAGTAAGTCGTTCAAGCATAAGGGTAGCAATTCAGCAGTTTATTGCCTTAGATGTATTACAAAGCATTCATGGAAAAGGTACATTTATAAGGACAAATAACATTATGGGGGTTGGTAAGAACTTAAATGCAATTGATGAAGCGGATTATAATGACATAAGTCAGGTTTTGCAATTTAGAAGAATCATTGAAACTGAGTCTGCTTATATTGCTGCGCAACAGGCATCAAATGAGACTATTAACAATTTGAAATTCTATTTAAAAAATATGAAAAATAGTATAGGTCAGTCAGAAGAATTTGTTAAACAGGATATGCTTTTTCATGAGGAAATTTGTCATGCGACTGGAAATCGTTTGTTGGAAAATTGTTTAAAGGAAGTTTTTCAGAAGACAGCGAAGAATCATAAACAAATGAATGGATTATTTGGCTATAATGATGGGATTTATTTTCATACTTTATTGTTAAAGGCAATTCAAGCCAAAGATGCTAAAAAAGCAAAGAGTTTAATGAAAGAGCATATGCAACAAGCTATAGATCGGTTAAAATAAAGCATAAAAATTTTTAAATGAACTTGTATGACGACTTACAACATATAATACTTGCTGACTTGCTTATCATAAAGACGGAGGAAGAAAATGGGGACTAAAATTACAGATATCAAAGTAATTCTTACAGCACCAGAGGGAATCAATTTAATTGTCGTAAAAGTAGAAACGAATCAAGATGGATTATATGGTTTAGGGTGTGCGACGTTTGCTTATCGGCATTTAGCGGTTAAGTGTTTGATTGAAGAATATCTCAAACCATTGCTTGTTGGTAGATGTGCAGAAAATATTGAAGAATTGTGGCATTTGATGCACCAAAATGCATATTGGCGCAATGGACCAATTGAGAATAATGCAATTTCTGGTGTGGATATGGCCTTATGGGATATTAAAGGGAAAATGGCCAATATGCCACTGTATCAACTCTTGGGTGGTAAATGTCGTGAAGGTGTGCCTATTTATCGGCATGCGGATGGTAAAGATGTAAATGAAATATGTGAAAACATTCAAAAATACAAAGAGCAAGGCATCACGCATATTCGTTGTCAATGTGGTGGTTATGGTGGTGGCGGATATGATAAAGCACCGATTAATGCACCAGTTGGGGCAGCCGATGGGGTTTATCTTAACAGCAATAAGTATATGCGAGATACGGTAAAATTATTTGAAGATATTCGCACGCAAATAGGATTTGATATGGAACTTTGCCATGACGTACATGAACGTCTCAGTCCAATCGAGGCCATTCGTTTTGCCAAAGAAATGGAACCATTTAAGTTATTCTTCTTAGAGGATGCAATTCCATTGGAACAAGGGGACTGGATTAGACAGCTTCGGGTGCAGACTTCTATTCCGTTGGCGCAAGGTGAACTATTTAATAATCCGTATGAATGGCGATACTTAATTTCCGAAAGATTAATCGATTATATTCGTGTTCATATCAGCCAAATTGGGGGCATTACAGCGGCTAGAAAATTGCAAATATTTGCTGAACAATTTGGAGTGAGGACAGCTTGGCATGGACCGGGCGATATGTCGCCGCTTGCCCATGCAGCCAACATCCATCTTGACTTAGCCGCATATAATTTTGGCGTTCAAGAATGGTCAGGCACAGAGCCGCCTAATTTTGTAATTCAAGAATTGAAGGGGCCTAAAGAAGCACTTCTGGAAGTTTTCCCAGGCCTACCTGAATATAGACAAGGTTATGTCTATGCAAATGATAAACCGGGACTTGGCGTAGATATTGACGAAGAAGCAGCGAAAAAGTATCCATGCGAAAATACCGTAACATTGTGGACACAAACAAGGCTGGTTGATGGAAACTTACAAACTCCATGATCAGTAAAAATAGTAAAATGTTTTGAAACACAAAGTTTATAATCTAACTTAACTATTTTGATTAATAATAGATTAATAGACGTCTTTTGTTTGGGAAGATAAAGTAGCTAACGCCAAACAAAAGATGACTATTGATTATGGTACTATTGTCTCATAATACGTTAATTGTTCAGAAAATTTTATATTTACATAATTTGTTGATAATTTATAACTTAATATTTTATATCAAAATTGGTATGTTTAAACTTTACATTGCATTATTTTTCGATATGTTTATTGATAGTGTTGAAAATGATTTTACGATAGGTATTGTAAGGTTTATGTGAGATATATTTATGAGGAGCTGTTAATTATGGAGATAGGGAAAAGACCGACAAAAGCCCGATTAGGAATATTAGCTTTACTTTTTATTGCCGTTGCCATTAATTATATGGATAGAGCAAATTTATCTGTTGCTGGTTCAGCGATTCAAAGTCAATTCAATTTAAGTGCTACCGAGCTTGGAATATTATTTTCAGCATTTACATGGTCCTATACCATCGCTCAAATACCCGTAGGAATATTGTTGGATAAATTTGGGCCGCGTTTATTATATGGAGCCGCTATTACCATTTGGGGATTATTTACATTCATTATGGCATTTAGTTCCCAGGCAGTTTTTATTACGGCTAGCGCTTCCTTTGCTTTTCTGATACTTTGCCGCATATTAATTGGTATTGCGGAAGCACCGGCATATCCAAGCAATACAAAGATTGCTTCTCTTTGGTTCCCTAATAAAGAACGGGCTAGAGCAATCAGCACATACTCATCAGCTCAGTATATCGGCTTAG is a window encoding:
- a CDS encoding MarR family transcriptional regulator; this encodes MKYIEIIEKMACLLNKINQVNKIPCDYGTGHILYRSEIHMIEAINNHENVNASELANILGITSGAITQVTSKLVKKGLIEQFRMPNNKKEVYYRLTNLGKIANAKHSKNHEKLYRNVSRYLDGINPDNIKVINTFIDKIVENLPHE
- a CDS encoding DMT family transporter — encoded protein: MYIALVTSTFLISQYHAKWMVLHAFFEIFAICIGNFMWIWGIGKIGSNRTAIYNNLSPIFAIITGYFLLGETIELWQLIGGVAVLWGVYLMRKSKISIVQSTAMK
- the aroF gene encoding 3-deoxy-7-phosphoheptulonate synthase; this encodes MFVVMKPGTGVEEIEKMHKKLGQLKMNLTLIPVEQQSALTLGGDTSKLNLEALQANIQLEKNVRIQQPYKLASRGFHPEDTIVDVCGCKFGGGHIAVIAGPCSVESEEQMVYTAVLVKQYGATLLRGGAYKPRSSPYSFQGLGEEGLKILVKAREKTGLPIVTEAMCIEDFDVVEECADLIQIGARNMQNFPLLKRAGQSAKPILLKRGLSATLEEFLMSAEYILAGGNSNVILCERGIRTFDTYTRNTLDLSLIPAVKELSHLPIIVDPSHACGKWSLVEPLAKAAIAVGADGLIIEVHHNPEQALCDGAQSLKPERFGHLMSSVQKIMAAV
- a CDS encoding chorismate synthase — its product is MIGKKNKTETALQNTILAAKADNDSVGGVIETAAIHLSAGWGDPFFDSLESTLSHLLFSIPAVKSIEFGAGFEFAAMYGSTANDAMHCQDGRIQTTTNHNGGITGGITNGMPLIFRVAIKPTPSISQKQHTVNAQGENILLSTIGRHDPCIVPRAVPVCCRICNGTRALGDDIMKMNLYANNVVLIGMPGCGKSSIGSLLAQALKMKFYDVDRYIEKKEQQSVAELFSHGEDHFRQIESQAIFDIYNKSSIVIATGGGVVTRHQNMVLLQQQGIIFYIERSIEMIIDSLGTAEHRPLLAGNVQRIYTLYEQRKHLYEKYGHYRILNNESCQAAVEKIQAKLLEHILVLKCPDHPEQPLSVLYPKFPYIKNM
- a CDS encoding FadR/GntR family transcriptional regulator, coding for MYILKTNITQQVIEYLKKNIENGTWPVGGKIPSENKLTEILGVSRSSIRVAIQQFIALDVLQSIHGKGTFIRTNNIMGVGKNLNAIDEADYNDISQVLQFRRIIETESAYIAAQQASNETINNLKFYLKNMKNSIGQSEEFVKQDMLFHEEICHATGNRLLENCLKEVFQKTAKNHKQMNGLFGYNDGIYFHTLLLKAIQAKDAKKAKSLMKEHMQQAIDRLK
- a CDS encoding enolase C-terminal domain-like protein, with the translated sequence MGTKITDIKVILTAPEGINLIVVKVETNQDGLYGLGCATFAYRHLAVKCLIEEYLKPLLVGRCAENIEELWHLMHQNAYWRNGPIENNAISGVDMALWDIKGKMANMPLYQLLGGKCREGVPIYRHADGKDVNEICENIQKYKEQGITHIRCQCGGYGGGGYDKAPINAPVGAADGVYLNSNKYMRDTVKLFEDIRTQIGFDMELCHDVHERLSPIEAIRFAKEMEPFKLFFLEDAIPLEQGDWIRQLRVQTSIPLAQGELFNNPYEWRYLISERLIDYIRVHISQIGGITAARKLQIFAEQFGVRTAWHGPGDMSPLAHAANIHLDLAAYNFGVQEWSGTEPPNFVIQELKGPKEALLEVFPGLPEYRQGYVYANDKPGLGVDIDEEAAKKYPCENTVTLWTQTRLVDGNLQTP